A segment of the Synechococcus sp. CBW1002 genome:
CACCACTTCAACCAGCAGGGGCACGGCCACCTCGGGCTGGTTCTGGCGCCGGAACAGGGCCGCCAGGCGCAGGTTCACCTGGGCGAGGGTTTCGAGGGCTTCGCGGCCCTTCCGATCCATCTCGCGCGGGATCCGGGCATCGAGGCCGCGGAAGGAACCGCTCAGATCGCGGTAGAAACCAAGCAGGCGGCGGGTGGCATCCCGGGCCTGGTCGTAATCCTTGCGGGCCTGGGTGAGGTTGCCGGCAGCGGCGGCCGCATCACCGCGGGCGATCACCGCCCGCACCGACTCGAGATTGAAGGCGCTGCCGGAGGCTTCGAGGGCCTTCTGGGGCTCCTCCTGCTGGGCCTGGGCCGGAGCCACCAGCACAGGGGCACCGAGCACAGCGGCCAGGGCAACGGAACCGGCCAGAGCACCGGCATGGCGCCCAGCTCGGATGAGGCGTTGGGCAGCGAAGAGCCTGCGCACGGGACGGCCAATGACTGGGTGGGACTTTATGAGACCCGCAGTGGTCGCCCCACCGCTGCACGAGCCGCTTCCTCAGCTGTTTGCATCGCGTCGGCCAGGCGGTGGGTGAGCGAGAGGGCAGCGGCGCGGCCCTGCCCCTCCACCCGAAGCGGCTCGCCGAACTGGAGGGCAGCCGGATCGCCGAGTTGCGGCGCGGCGTGCCCATAGGCGATGCCCACCGGTACCACCGCCGGATCCACTCCCTGACCGGCAGCCATCAGCGCCAGGCGGGCCAGCCCCTGGTGCAGGCGGATCGGGCCGTCCTCCCGACGGATCCGCCCCTCGGGGAACACCACCAGCTGCTCCCCGTTGGCCAGCAGATCGAGGGGGTAGCGCAAGCTGGCCAGGGTGGGGTGGCTCTGGTTCACCGGGAAGCAGCCGAGCCTGTGCAGAAACCAGCCCTGCAGCCCGCGCATTTCATCGATGGTCACCATGAAGCGGCAATCGCGGCCTGTGACGCGTCGACCGGCGGCAAAGGGCAGCATCAGCGCATCCCAGCGGGCCCGGTGGGTGGGAGCCAGCAAAACCGGCCCCAGATGGGGCAAATGCTCGGCCCCCTGCACGATCAGTCGGGAGAAGAAACCCTTCAGGGCCACGTCCTGGGTAAGAACCATGGCCAGCGGGGCCAGCCAGGGATTGATGCCGTTGCAGAGGCCGCGCTCGCGCAGGGAGCCACCCTCGCCGCGCAGAGCCAGGCTTGAAGAGGGTGCCGGCTCTGATGAACAGTCCGAGCCGTGGGACTCCACTGCATGGAAGGGATGGCCGCTGCACGGCTTCTCGGTCTGCGCCAACACCGAACCGCCGATCACCGCGAAACGTCGCCTGCACTCAACTTAAGAAGCCCGCCGCGGCCACGGGCAGCGCCACGGGCAGTTACGCCTGCGGCCCTTCATAAACTCGGCCCCCCGCCCCCATTCCCTGTTCATGGCCAGCCTCGGCGTCAACATCGATCACATCGCCCAGGTGCGCCAGGCCCGTCGCACGGTCGAGCCCGATCCGGTCACCCACGCCCTGCTGGCGGAGCTGGGCGGGGCCGATGGCATCACCGTGCACCTGAGGGAAGACCGGCGCCACATCCAGGACCGGGACGTGGAACTGCTGCGCGCCACCGTGCGCAGCCGCCTCAACCTGGAGATGGCGGCCACCGCCGAGATGGAGGCGATCGCCCTGCGCCTGCGGCCGGACATGGTCACCCTTGTGCCGGAACGGCGCCAGGAGGTGACCACCGAAGGGGGGCTGGACGTGGCCGGCCAGATCGATCCGCTGCGCGCCCTGGTGGGCCATCTGCAGGACAACGGCATCGGCGTGAGCCTGTTCGTTGATCCGGACGGGGCCCAGCTGCAGGCCTGCGTCGCCAGCGGCGCCCGCTGGGTGGAGCTCCACACCGGCGCCTACGCCGAAGCCCCCTGGGAGCAGCAACCGCTGGAGCTGGCCCGCCTGATCGAGGCCACCACCCACGCCCGCCAGCTGGGGCTGCGGGTCAATGCCGGCCACGGCCTCACTTACCGCAACGTCGAACCGGTGGCAGCGATCGAGGGCATGGAGGAACTCAACATCGGCCACACGATCGTGGCCCGCGCCCTGGCGGTGGGCCTGGAGACGGCGGTGCGGCAGATGAAGGCGCTGATTCAGAATCCCCGCCGCGACCCCCTGTTCGGCAGCCACCACCCATGAGCACGTACCACTTCGTCGCCGCCAGTGAAGCCTTCCTCACCGTCGAGGAGCCGCTTGAGGAAGTGCTGCGCGAGCGGGTGAGCAACTACGGCGAGAAGGGACGCGCCATCGATTTCTGGCTGGTGAAGCGGCCGGCCTTCCTCGAGGCGCCCGAACTGGCGGCCATCGCCGCCACCGTGCCTCGCCCGGCCGCGGCGGTGGTCTCCACCGATGAGAAGTTCATCACCTTCATGAAACTGCGCCTGGAATTCGTCGCCCAGGGATCGTTCGAGGCCCCGAGCGCGTCCATCCCCGATGCCCTGGCCAGCCTGGCCTGAGGGGCTTCAGAACAACCCCAGGAAGCGCTTGCGTTCCGGTTCCCCCTCCGATCCGGAGGCGAGTCGCCCCTGGCCACCATCCTGCTGGTAGCGGGGCTTGCTGTCGCCGATCGTGAGCGGCGCTTCCTTGTTCTTCCACCAGATCCAGTCGCGGATCGGCGGGGTGTTCATCAGGTCGTCGCGGCTGAGGCCAAGGCCGAGCTTCGCGGAGGCATCCAGCAGCACATCGAGCATGGCCTCGCCATCGCTGCAGCGGGCCAGGGCCTCGTTGGTGCGCTTGGCACCATTCAGGGCCGAGACGAGAAGCTTCACCCGCTGACTCGGTGGCAGAGTTTTTGGATCCATCCCATCGCAGCTCCAGGCCGCACCGTATCAGCGATCTCAGCGAACGATGGCGCCCTCTGCGCTGCATGGCCAGGAGAGAAAAGATGACAATCCGACCGGCCCGGGGCAAGACTCTGACTAACGCATCCGATTGATGACGCCCTTTTCACGTCCCCCACGCCATTGGGTCATCGGGGACGTCCATGGCTGTGCTGATGCCCTGCAGAGGCTGATCGGAGCGCTGCCGCCTGACGATCGGCTGGTGTTCTGTGGCGACGTGATCAACCGCGGCCCCCAGATCGAGCGCACCATGCGGATGGTGTGGCAGCTGGTGCTGAGCGGCCGGGCCGTCTGGCTGCGTGGCAACCACGAGCAGGCGCTGCTCGAGGCCCTCGACCAGGGCCACTGGTTCGGCCAGCAGGCCCTGGCCGGTTGCGACACCTACCGCCAGCTGGGCGATGGCCTCTGCCGCATCTGGCGTGATCGCCTGGCCAGCCTGCCGCTGGTGTATTGGGGGCAGGGCTGGGCCGCCACCCACGCCGGCTTCGATCCGGTGGACTGGACGCCCGACCTGCGCATCCGCCTGCCCTTCTGGCAGGCCTACGACGGCCGCTTCGGCGAGGTGGTGGTGGGCCACACCCCAGGGCCAGAGCTGCGGCGCCTCAACGGCATCGTGATGATCGACACGGCCGCCTGCTACGGCGGCGAACTCACCGCCTACTGCCCCGAAACCGGTCGCCACAGGGCGGTGCCGGGTCTCAGAAGCGGTCTGGATCTCTGCCCACTGCCGCCCGGCATGCCCTACCCGGAAGCACTGGCGGGCGGCCGCTTCTAAGGGCAGACCACCGTGCTGACGCTCTATCGCAGCAACCGGGCCGAGGTACTGGCCCAGCTGCTGGCCGCCCAGCTGCTGGCGCATCCGCCCGGACCGTTCGAGCGTGTCGAGATCCTGGTGAACACCTGGCCCACCAGCCGCTGGCTGGGGGAACAGCTCGCGATTGGGCTGGGGGGCATCGCCGCCAACCTGCGCTTTCCCTTTCCCGGCAGCCATCTGCGCCAGCTGGTGGAGAGCCTGTTGAACGCCGATGACCACACCAGCGTCTACACCCCTTCTGACCAGGCCGCCCCAGCGCCGGTCGCAGCCGATCCCTGGCGTGCCAGCCAGCTGGTCTGGCCGCTGCTGGAGCGGCTTCCGGCCCTGATCGAGCGGCCGGAGGCCCTGCCCCTGCGCCGCTGGCTGGACGAACGAGGTCATGGCAGCGGCCGGCCAGAGACCCTCGACCGGTCGCTCTGGCAGCTGGGCCGCAGCATCGCCGACGCCTTCGACGACTACACCCTCTACCGGCCGGCGATGGTGGGGGCCTGGATCGAGGGCCGGGCGGTGGACGGCCGCGGCCGGGAACTGAGTGCGGCACAGCGGTGGCAGCCCCTCTTGCTGGCGGAGCTGGCCGAGCATCTGTCGGTGCCGCCGTTCGGTCTGCGGGTGGGCCAGGCGATCGAACGGTTACGGGAGTGGTCTGCCGACCGGTTGCCTGGCGAGCCGTGGCCCGATGGAGCTCTGCCAACGACCCTGAGACCCGACAGGCCCCTGCGGCTGTTCGGGCTGAGCAGCATGGCGCCCGTTCAGGTGGAGCTGCTGCAGGCCCTCTCGGGGGTTCTGGATGTGGAGATCTACCTGCTCACCCCCTGCCGTGAGCTCTGGAAACGGCGGGGTGATGGGGGCCTGGCCCAGCTCCCCCTTGGGGAAGACTGGCTGCTGGAGGCGCCGCGCCTGGAAGCCCGCTTCGGGCGGCTGGGCGCCGAATTTCAGCAGCTGCTGGAGGGATCAGGGGAGACCCAGCTGGGTGCCTGGGAGGAACAGGATCTGTTCCTGGGCGCTGCAACCATGGCCCGCCACGGCTCTGCTGTCCAGGCGCCACGCGCCGCCACGCTGCTGGAGCAATGGCAGCAGCAGCTGGTGGAGCCGGAGGCCGCCGAACCACTCTGCCTTCCGCCGGGCGATCGCTCCCTGGAGTTCCACGCCTGTCCGGGGCCGTTGCGGCAGGTGCAGATCGTGCGGGATCGGCTGCTGCAACTGATGGCGGCCGATCCCGGTCTCGCCCCGCGCGACATCCTGGTGATGACTCCCCAGGTGGAGGCCTTCGCGCCATTGGTGGCCGCGGTGTTCGGTGACACCGACGCCACCGGCGTGGCGCTGCCATGGCGCCTCACCGACCGCAGCCAGCAGAGCGAGGCCGGCATCGCCCAGGGGCTGCTGGGCCTTCTGGCGCTCGGCGGAGAACGGCTCACCGCCTCAGGGTTCGAGGGTCTGCTGGGCTGCTCGCCACTGCTGGAGAACCGGCGCATCCCCGCCAGCGAGGCGGGCGCCATCACGACGCTGTTGCAACGGGCCGGCTTCCGCTGGGGCCTCGACGGCGACAGCCGTGCTGGCGACCCCACCCACAGCCTCGGCTGGGCGATCGACCGGCTGCTGCTGGGGTTGGTGCTGCCAGCGGAGCCGGGGCTGGCTCCGGCGGAGTGCTCCCCCCTGCCGCTGGCTGGGAGCCTGGAACAGCAGACTCGCTGGCTGCTGTTCCTCCAGGACCTGCGCCGCTGGCTGGGGCTGCTGGGCCAGGGCCGCACCCCGGCGGCCTGGGCACCCGTGCTGCGCCAGCTGCTGGAGGAGCTGTTCGGAGCCGGTGGCGAACGGGCCTGGGAGCTGCCGCTGATTCAGGGGGCGATCGCCGACTGGCTGCGTGTGGCCGGCTCCAGTGCGCTGATCCTCGATGCCACCGTGGTGGCGGAGGTGCTGGGCGAGCAGCTCAGTGCCGACAGCGGCCGCTTCGGCCACCGCAGTGGGGCGCTGACGATCAGCGCCCTGGAGCCGATGCGGGCGATTCCCCATCGGGTGATTGTGCTGATGGGGCTGGATACCGGTCAGTTCCCGCGCCAGGTCGAGCGGCCCGGCTTTCACCTGATGGAGCGCCAACGGCAGCTGGGTGATCCCAGCCCCGCCGATCAGGATCGCTACGTGCTGCTCGAAAGCCTGCTCTCGGCCCGCCAGCACCTGCTGATCACCTGGAGCAGCCGCGATCAACGCAGCGGCGAAGCCCTCAGCCCCTCGACGCCGGTGCGTCAGTGGTTGGCCTTGCTGGAGCAGGAGCTGGGAGAGGAGGCCGTGGACCGGCTGCGCTGGAACCACTGCGCCAATCCCCTGGAGCGGCGCAACTTTCTGCCTCAAGGCGATCGTCCCGCCCCCTGCAGCGACCGCCGGTTGCTGCAGGCGCGCCGGCTGCTGGAGGAGCAGCGCAGTGAACCGCCCGCGGCCCTGGCCGCCCCCGGCCGCGACCAGCTGACCGTCAGCGCCACCGACAAGACCAAGCCTTCTGCCGCCGGCGAAGCCTTTGCTGACCTGCTCGCCTGGCTGCAGGCCCCGCAGGACTGCTGGCTCGAGAGCCTGGGGCTGCGGCCGCGCGAATGGGCCCGCCGGGTCGATGATCTTGAAGATCTCAGTCTCGACGAATTCCAGCGGGCCCGACTGCTGCGCCAGGAACTGGACCGGTTGGCAGTCGACACCTTGGCTGGCACGGAACACCCAGCACCGGAACCTCCACCGCCTCCCGACTGGCCGCGGCGACAGCGGGGCCAGGGGGTGCTGCCGCCCGGTGCCGCCGGCCTGCTGGAGAGCAGTGGACTCGATCAGCGCTGGACCTCGCTGCACACCTGCCTGGCCGGGCTGGGGGAGCCGCGTCAGGAGACGCTGCGCCATCAGGATCTCTGCGGCGATCTGAGCTGGCGCGGCGACCAGCTGGTGCTGGTCCACACCGCCACCCCCCGCTGCCGCCAGCGGCTGCAGCTTTGGCTGGAGCTGCTGCTGGCCTGCGCCGCCGGCGCCGGCCCGCGCCAGGCCCTGCTGATCGGCCGCGACGGTGCCTGCTTCCGGGCCCGCGAGCGCCTGAGCCCCCCCAGCCCAGCGGAGGCCGCCGCCGCCCTGGACAACCTGCGCCAGTGGCGCCAGGCCTTCCAGCGGATCTGCTGGCCGGTGCCGCCGGAAACGGGCTGGGCCTACGCCGCCGCCGAAGCGAAGAAGGCCGGCTCCGGGGCCGCCGCGGCCTGCAAACGATGGGAAGGCGGCCCTGAGCAGCAGGCGGAACGGGATGAGGAGGTGATGGCCCTCTGTTTCGGCCGCAGCCTCAGCGGCCGTGCCCTGCTGCAGGGGCCCTGCACCGCCCACGCCCTGGCCCTGCATCAACCACTGCTGCAGGTCTGGGAGGAGCTCAGGCCATGAGCAAAGCCACCGCAATCGAGGGCGTCGATCTCGAGGGTGCCGCTCTCGATTTCGATGCCAACACGGTGCCGCTCACCCCGGGAGTGCAGCTGCTTGAAGCCAGCGCCGGTACCGGCAAGACCTTTGCCCTGGCCCATCTGGTGCTGCGGCTGGTGACCCGAGAGGAGGAGCCCCTCAGCCTCGAGCAGTTGCTGGTGGTGACCTTCACCGAAGCCGCCGCCGCCGAACTGCGCGACCGGATCGCCCGCCGGCTGCAGGAGGCCCTGACGCTGCTGGAGACCCCCGCCGCCGCGACCACCCAGCCCCCCGACCAGGTGCTGGCCGACTGGCTGGCCCTGCAACCCCCAGACCCGGAGGTGCGCGACCGGCTGCGGGGCCGGCTGCTGCTTGCCCTTGAGGAGCTCGATCGGGCCGACATCACCACCATCCACGGCTTCTGCCGCCGCACCCTGCAACGCCGTGCCCTGGAGGCCGGCTTGGGTCCGGCGGTGGAGCTGGAGAACGACGATGGCGAACGCAGCCGCCAGGTCTGCCACGACTACTGGCAGCAACAGGTGCTCGGCCTGGCGCCGGAGTTATTGGCGGGGTTGCAGAGCCGCGGCCTGGGGCTCCAGCGTCTGCAGAAGCTGCTGGGGCAGCTCGACGGCGACCCGGCCCTGGAGCTCGATGCCCTGCCGGCGGCGATGGCGGCCGACCAACCGCTGGCACCCCAGCTCACGGCCCTGTGGCCGCAGCTGTGGGAGCGCTTTGTGAAGGAGTGGAGGGAGCACGGCGCCGCACTGGAGCAGAGCTTCCGCCGCCTGCCGGCCGACTGGAAAGCGCTCGGCATCCAGACCAAGACAACGCCCTACGCCGCCAAACCGAAAACAGACCGGGCCGCCCAGGTGGATCACTGGATCGCCTCCCTGGAGACCACTCCCAGCTACGCCATGGTGCTGGAGCTGCGCGAGGGCGGCACCACCGCCAGAAGCCCCAAGGCCCTGCTGCGCGACTACTTCCACCCCGCACCCTGGGTGAAGCTGACCGCACCGATGGAAGGGGAGGGCAAGACCCTGCCCGAAGCGCCGCTGATGGAGGCGATCGCAGCCCTGGTGGACGGGCCGGCGGAGCTGACCCTGCTCCATTTCGGCCACTGGGGGCGCCTGGAGCTGCGGCGGCGGCGCCGGCAGAACGGCCAGATGGGATTCGGCGACCTGCTGCTGGGCCTGGACCCCGGGCCCCAGGGGGATCGCCATGCCGCCCTGATCGCGGCCGTGCGTCAGCGCTACCGGGTGGCCCTGGTTGACGAATTCCAGGACACGGACCCGATCCAGTGGCGAATTCTCGAATCAGCCTTCACGACGGGGGGCCACCACCTGCTGGTGATGGTGGGGGACCCCAAACAGGCGATCTACCGCTTCCGCGGCGGCGAACTGGCCACCTATCGCCTGGCCCGGCACCGCGCTGACGCGGTCCATGCCCTGCGGGAGAACCGTCGTTCTGCGGAGCCCCTGGTGAAGGGGCTCAATGCCCTGATGCACATCGGGCTGGAGCGGTCGGAGCTGCCAGCGCCCAAGGTTCTCTCGCGCGCCACCAAGGGCGAGCTGGTGTTGCCCGCCGGCGAGAGACCGCTGCAGCTGCTGGCCTGCGCCCAGGAGGCCGAGCTGCCCGAGGCCATGGCCGGCCTCTGCCTGCAGCTGCTGGAGCGGGATCTGCGCCTCCGCACCGCCGCAGCGGACGAGGGCCCCGCCCCAACGCGCCCGCTGCAACCCCAGGACCTCTGCCTGCTGGTGCGCACCCATAGCCAGGCCGAAACCCTGCGCCGGGCCCTGGACGAGCGTGGACTGCCCAGCCGCCTGGTGAGCCGCGGCGATGTGTTCGCCAGCGAGGGTGCCACCACCCTGCAACGCCTGCTCGATGCCCTGGCCGACCCGGCCAGCGACGGCCGCCGCCGCCTGCTGGCCGCGTCGCCGCTGCTGGGCTGGAGTGCCACGGAGCTGGCAACGGCGACGCCGGAGGCCTGGGCCGAACTGGCCGAGCGCCTCGGCCGGCTCGCTCAGCTGCTGCCCCGTCAGGGTCTGATGGGGGTGCTTTCCCAGCTGTTGAGCACCACCGGCTTGGCCCGGTTGTCACTGGGGGGACGGCTGCTGGCCGATCTGCAGCAGGCCGCCGAACTGGTGCAGGAACGCATGCATCAGCAGGCCCTGCCGGCCGCGGCCGCGGCGGACTGGCTGCGGCGGCTGCGGCTCGATCCCGATCGCGAGGTTCCGGAGGCCCATCAGCTCCACAGCGATGCGGCCGATTCCGCCGTGGCGGTGGTCACGGTGCACCGCAGCAAGGGCCTGGAGTATCCGGTGGTGCTGTGTCCCTACCTCTGGCACGCCCCACCGGCCCCCACCAGCAGCCCACGGGAGCTGGGCCGTCGCTGGCGGCCACCGGGCAGCGCCGCGCCGCGCCTCGACCTGCATCTCTCGCCCTACTGGGGCCCAGGCCGCCAGGCCGCCCTCGCCGACCGGCAGGCCCAGGTGCAGGAACGGGAACGGCTGGCCTACGTGGCCCTGACCCGGGCCCAGCACCTGCTGGTGCTCGGCTGGCTCGATCCCCTGCCCGCCAAGCACACCGACAACCCCCTGACGCCCTGGCTCCAGGACGCCTCCGGCCAGCCGCGCAACGAGGATGACCTGCCCCTGCAGCGCCTCGATCCGGCCCAGTTGCCGCCGCCTGGCCGCCGCTGGCAGCGACCGGCGCCCGAGGGAGCGTTGGAGGGCGGCCCCCTGCCCCGCCACCGCATCGACACCAGCTGGGGCCGCAGCAGCTACTCCAGCTGGACCCACGGGGCCGCCTCCCTGGCGCCGGAGGCCCGCGAGCAGGGGCGCGACACCGATGGCCTGGTGGGCGAAACCGAGGTTCTGGGCAGCGCTGAGGGCGTCAGCGGCCAAACCCCAGCCCAAAGCGCCAGGACCAAGGATCAGGACAGCAAGCCCTTAACGGCTTCAGAACGCAGTCTGCCGAACGCCACGGTCGTCGGGCAGCCCTGGTCCCGCCACGGACCACTGGCGGAGTTCCCCCGCGGCGCCGGTCCTGGAGACACCCTGCACCGCATCCTGGAGCGGCTGGATTACCGCCAGCCCACGGACACACCAGCCAGCGTGGCGGTGGTGCAGCAGGAACTGGAGCGTGCTGGCCTGGCGCCGGAGCTGCAACCCAACCTGCTGGCCGGCCTTGAGCAATTGCGCCAGACCCCCCTGGGCGGGGAGCTGGGATCGTTCGGGCTGGCGGATCTGCCCCTGGCGGAACGGCTGAACGAGATGAGCTTCGATCTGCCCCTTGCCATCGAGCCTCCCGACGGATTGGAGCTGCCCCGTGATGGCTTTGAGAAGCCTTACCGGCGCCCTCCGCAGGTCACGGCCGCCGGCCTGGCCGAGGTGTTCGCCGCCCATCCGGGCGGCCTGGTCGATGCCGGCTATGCCAGGTCCCTTGGCGGGCTGGAGGTGGCCAGCCGCGGCTTCCTCACCGGCTCGATCGATCTGGTGTTTTGCCAGGGGGAGCGCTGGTGGGTGCTCGACTGGAAAAGCAACTGGATCGGGGAACGGGACGCGGAAGGACGGCCGCTGGCCTGCGGACCCGCCCACTACGACCGCCAGGCCATGGCGGCCCAGATGGTGGAGCGCCACTATCTGCTGCAGGCGCATCTCTACCTGGTGGCCTTGCATCGCTACCTGCGCTGGCGACTGCCGGGATACCGGCCGCAGCGGCACCTGGGCGGCTGGGTGTACGCCTTCCTGCGCGGTGCCCCGGGTCCCTGCCAGGCCGAGCAGGTGCCCGGCATGGTGGTGGAACGACCACCGCTGCAGCGCCTGCTGGCCCTGGATGCGCTGCTGCAGCGCGGTGATCGGGAGACTGGTGTTCGCGAGAGCGATGTTCGGAATACCACCGCATGACCTCCGCCGCCGCTGGACTGGGCCTGGCCGAGCTGCTGCTGGAGGCCCTGCCACGCCTCTACGCCACCCAGATCAACGCAGGCAAGTGCACCGCAACGCCGCTGGATCCGGCCCTGCTGGAGGTGATGGCCGCCCTTGGCAGCGCGCTGGAGCGGGGCGAACTGGACCTGGACCTGGAGGGACCGGCACCGGCGGAGGTGGAAGCCAGCCACTGGCCGCAGCGGCACCGGCAGGCCCTCGCCCACTCGCCCCTGAGCACCGAGGCCATCCAGCTGAACGAGGCTCCGGAAGCACCGCTGGTGCTGGTGGATGGCCGGCTGGTGCGCTGGCGCCGCTGGCACCAGCAGCTGGAGGGGGTGATGGAGAGCCTGATCCAACGCGCCCGATCCCCACTGCCGGCGATCGCCGATTCCAGCCCGCAGCGTCTGGCCCTCGACCGTGCCGCCGCTGCAGGCCTGGATCGGACGCAGCAGAGGGCGGTGGCCGCCGCTCTGCACCACGGCCTGGTGCTGCTGGGCGGCGGCCCCGGCACCGGCAAGACCAGCACCGTGGTTCAGATCCTGGCGGCCCAGCTGAGCCTGCAGCCCGCCCTGCGGATCCAGCTGGCGGCCCCCACCGGCAAGGCCGCGGCCCGGTTGCTGCAGGCGATCGAGGATGGTGCCGGCTGCCTCGCCCCCGCTGTGGCCGGCAAGCTGCGCCGCACCCCCTGCGGCACCCTGCATCGGCTGCTGGAGAGCAACGGGGAGCGATTCGGACGACACCGCCACCGGCCCCTGCAGCTGGATCTGCTGGTGGTGGATGAGGTGTCGATGGTGGATCTTCCCCTGATGGAGGCGCTGCTGGACGCCTTGCCGGCCACCTGTCGGCTGGTGCTGGTGGGAGATCCTGCCCAGCTGCCGCCGGTGGGTCCCGGACCGGTACTGCTGGAACTGCAGCGACCGGCACGGCTGAAGGCGCTGGGGGAGGCCGCTGTGCAGCTCACCACCACCTACCGCAACCACGGCGCCATCGCCGAGCTGGCCAACTGGCTGCGCGGCCGGGAAGGCCATGACCCGCAGGGCAGCAATCTGCACGGCCTGGCCAGCCAGCTTGAGGCGTGTCGCTCCAGCGGCAATCTGGCGTGGCAACAAGCCAATCCAGTCCGGGGCCTGCCTGCGGCGCTGCTGGAACCCCTGCGCCGCAGGCAGCTGCAGCTGGCCAGCCTGGCCGCCGCCATGGCCAGCTCCAGCCAGCCAACCGATGGGGCCAGTGCTCTGCTGGAGGCGCTGGGGGAGATGCTGATCCTGACGCCTGTGCGCAGGGGGCGTTGGGGAGTGGAAGCGATCCATCAGGCCCTGCTCGGCGACGCCGCCACGGCCGGTCCTGGCGCCTGGCCGCCGGGAACTCCGGTGCTGTGCTGCCGCAATTTGCCCGATCTGGGCCTGGCCAATGGCGATCTGGGCGTGGTGGTGCACAGACGCGGCGGCGCGCGGCGCCTGCTGTTCGCTGCCGCATCAGGCGGCCCAGACCGCGCCGCAGCATCCAACCAAGACCATCTGCGCTGGCTGCATCCGGCCCAGATGGCAGGGGCGGTGGAACCGGCCCTCGCCCTCACCGTGCACAAGGCCCAGGGCAGCGAAGCCGACACGGTGATCGTGCTGCTGCCGGATCCAGAGCGCGACGACCCTCGCCTGCTTTACACCGCCTTGACCCGGGCCCGCCACCAAGCCCTGCTGATCACGGCTCCACTCACCTGAGTCTTTGACCTGACGATCTGATCTGAGTACCTGAGCTGTGTGCCAGCTCTTGCCTGAATACCGATGCTGCACGGGCGTTACACAGCACCACATCGCGCAACCTGTCAACGAAACATGAACGGCCCGCGCGAGCCATTGCCAAGCGATTCATACTTCTCTCAACCGGGAAGGGAGCTATCCCCCAACCGGCGGTTTCAGAGCCCCTGCTCCAATAGTCTCTCCCCCTGGGAGTTCTCCAAATCGATATCAGGATGTTCATCGTCCTGGGCGATTCCTTCCTGCATCCCTGACCCCGCCTTCACCCTCTGTGGCGAACGCGAGCGAGGTGCCCCAAAGGTTCTCGGAGAACCGCCACCTGGACGCCCCGGCCCCAGGCGGCTCTGAAACCACCCCCTTCCAAAGCGTTCCAAGTCCTGAGCTCGAAGGTGCAGCTCAGCTGGATCGCCATCCTTGGTCGAACCCAGGCGGGCTCCCAGGCTCGACCCATCGAGTCTGCTGATGAAGGTCAAGCAGGTTCAGCCGAATTGGAAGATTCAGATGAATCATCCCGGCCTGTTCAGCCCATGCAAGAGCCAGGATGCCGGTGAACGACTCGACTTGCCCAGGCTGGTGATCATTCATCCGCAATCCGCCGATCAACAGCCCATGGCCGTGATCGATTTGAGCTGCTCTTTTCCACCTGGACCTGATTCTCTGGCTGGACCTCTGCCGATGTCTGGACCCGTATCGGAGTCAGGAACGGCCCTGGACACAGCGGTGTCTGATCGGGCCGTT
Coding sequences within it:
- a CDS encoding MgPME-cyclase complex family protein — protein: MSTYHFVAASEAFLTVEEPLEEVLRERVSNYGEKGRAIDFWLVKRPAFLEAPELAAIAATVPRPAAAVVSTDEKFITFMKLRLEFVAQGSFEAPSASIPDALASLA
- a CDS encoding metallophosphoesterase: MTPFSRPPRHWVIGDVHGCADALQRLIGALPPDDRLVFCGDVINRGPQIERTMRMVWQLVLSGRAVWLRGNHEQALLEALDQGHWFGQQALAGCDTYRQLGDGLCRIWRDRLASLPLVYWGQGWAATHAGFDPVDWTPDLRIRLPFWQAYDGRFGEVVVGHTPGPELRRLNGIVMIDTAACYGGELTAYCPETGRHRAVPGLRSGLDLCPLPPGMPYPEALAGGRF
- a CDS encoding exodeoxyribonuclease V subunit gamma, with amino-acid sequence MLTLYRSNRAEVLAQLLAAQLLAHPPGPFERVEILVNTWPTSRWLGEQLAIGLGGIAANLRFPFPGSHLRQLVESLLNADDHTSVYTPSDQAAPAPVAADPWRASQLVWPLLERLPALIERPEALPLRRWLDERGHGSGRPETLDRSLWQLGRSIADAFDDYTLYRPAMVGAWIEGRAVDGRGRELSAAQRWQPLLLAELAEHLSVPPFGLRVGQAIERLREWSADRLPGEPWPDGALPTTLRPDRPLRLFGLSSMAPVQVELLQALSGVLDVEIYLLTPCRELWKRRGDGGLAQLPLGEDWLLEAPRLEARFGRLGAEFQQLLEGSGETQLGAWEEQDLFLGAATMARHGSAVQAPRAATLLEQWQQQLVEPEAAEPLCLPPGDRSLEFHACPGPLRQVQIVRDRLLQLMAADPGLAPRDILVMTPQVEAFAPLVAAVFGDTDATGVALPWRLTDRSQQSEAGIAQGLLGLLALGGERLTASGFEGLLGCSPLLENRRIPASEAGAITTLLQRAGFRWGLDGDSRAGDPTHSLGWAIDRLLLGLVLPAEPGLAPAECSPLPLAGSLEQQTRWLLFLQDLRRWLGLLGQGRTPAAWAPVLRQLLEELFGAGGERAWELPLIQGAIADWLRVAGSSALILDATVVAEVLGEQLSADSGRFGHRSGALTISALEPMRAIPHRVIVLMGLDTGQFPRQVERPGFHLMERQRQLGDPSPADQDRYVLLESLLSARQHLLITWSSRDQRSGEALSPSTPVRQWLALLEQELGEEAVDRLRWNHCANPLERRNFLPQGDRPAPCSDRRLLQARRLLEEQRSEPPAALAAPGRDQLTVSATDKTKPSAAGEAFADLLAWLQAPQDCWLESLGLRPREWARRVDDLEDLSLDEFQRARLLRQELDRLAVDTLAGTEHPAPEPPPPPDWPRRQRGQGVLPPGAAGLLESSGLDQRWTSLHTCLAGLGEPRQETLRHQDLCGDLSWRGDQLVLVHTATPRCRQRLQLWLELLLACAAGAGPRQALLIGRDGACFRARERLSPPSPAEAAAALDNLRQWRQAFQRICWPVPPETGWAYAAAEAKKAGSGAAAACKRWEGGPEQQAERDEEVMALCFGRSLSGRALLQGPCTAHALALHQPLLQVWEELRP
- a CDS encoding pyridoxine 5'-phosphate synthase, with protein sequence MASLGVNIDHIAQVRQARRTVEPDPVTHALLAELGGADGITVHLREDRRHIQDRDVELLRATVRSRLNLEMAATAEMEAIALRLRPDMVTLVPERRQEVTTEGGLDVAGQIDPLRALVGHLQDNGIGVSLFVDPDGAQLQACVASGARWVELHTGAYAEAPWEQQPLELARLIEATTHARQLGLRVNAGHGLTYRNVEPVAAIEGMEELNIGHTIVARALAVGLETAVRQMKALIQNPRRDPLFGSHHP
- a CDS encoding 1-acyl-sn-glycerol-3-phosphate acyltransferase; protein product: MALRGEGGSLRERGLCNGINPWLAPLAMVLTQDVALKGFFSRLIVQGAEHLPHLGPVLLAPTHRARWDALMLPFAAGRRVTGRDCRFMVTIDEMRGLQGWFLHRLGCFPVNQSHPTLASLRYPLDLLANGEQLVVFPEGRIRREDGPIRLHQGLARLALMAAGQGVDPAVVPVGIAYGHAAPQLGDPAALQFGEPLRVEGQGRAAALSLTHRLADAMQTAEEAARAAVGRPLRVS